Proteins encoded in a region of the Mycobacterium branderi genome:
- a CDS encoding vitamin K epoxide reductase family protein → MVSPAAPVGPGSAWWVLIAGVVGLVASVTLTVEKINILLNPSYVPSCNINPVVSCGSVMTTPQASALGFPNSLIGIAAFTVVVVSGVLVVAKVALPRWYWAGLAIGTLAGAAFVHWLIFQSLYRIGALCPYCMVVWAVTIPLLVVVASIALHPVIEGNAVLRGLYHWRWSITALWFTAVILMILARFWDYWSTLL, encoded by the coding sequence ATGGTTTCGCCCGCGGCGCCGGTCGGTCCGGGCAGCGCGTGGTGGGTGCTGATCGCCGGCGTGGTCGGCCTGGTCGCCTCAGTGACGTTGACGGTGGAGAAGATCAACATCCTGCTCAACCCGTCGTACGTGCCGTCGTGCAACATCAACCCGGTGGTGTCGTGCGGCTCGGTGATGACGACGCCGCAGGCCTCGGCGCTGGGTTTCCCGAATTCGCTCATCGGTATTGCCGCGTTCACCGTGGTTGTGGTTAGCGGCGTGCTCGTCGTCGCGAAAGTTGCGCTGCCGCGGTGGTATTGGGCCGGACTGGCGATCGGCACACTGGCCGGCGCGGCGTTTGTCCATTGGCTGATCTTCCAGAGCCTGTATCGAATCGGGGCGCTGTGCCCGTATTGCATGGTGGTGTGGGCGGTCACCATACCGCTGCTGGTGGTGGTCGCCTCGATCGCGCTGCACCCGGTCATCGAGGGAAACGCGGTGCTGCGTGGGCTCTACCATTGGCGGTGGTCGATTACCGCGCTGTGGTTCACCGCGGTGATTTTGATGATCCTGGCGCGGTTCTGGGACTACTGGTCGACACTTCTGTAA
- a CDS encoding DsbA family protein: protein MANKSKRPGYDPKLAGRRRDLAVRIGITAVVVIFAVVVIGYIVISHDKKTDHAGRAVRVTSSKLVTNEGTKEPKAVVSFYEDFLCPACGNFERTFGPTVSRLIDSGAIAADYYMVGILSSPHNDDYSSRAGAAAYCVADENLDAFRRFHTALFTKNLQPSETGSKFPDNAELIERAREAGVVGKVPDCVNSGKYIPLVDGMAAANNIHATPTIRINGQDYDPSTPDALVAKIKEIVGNVPGLDTAATPAS, encoded by the coding sequence GTGGCCAACAAATCGAAACGCCCCGGCTACGACCCGAAGCTGGCGGGCCGCCGACGCGATCTGGCGGTCCGGATCGGTATCACCGCGGTCGTGGTGATCTTCGCTGTCGTCGTGATCGGCTACATCGTGATCTCGCACGACAAGAAGACCGACCACGCGGGACGCGCGGTGCGGGTGACGTCGAGCAAGCTGGTCACCAACGAGGGCACCAAAGAGCCCAAGGCGGTCGTGTCGTTCTACGAAGACTTCCTGTGCCCGGCGTGCGGGAATTTCGAGCGGACCTTCGGGCCGACGGTGTCCAGGCTGATCGACTCGGGAGCGATCGCCGCCGACTACTACATGGTCGGCATCCTGAGCAGCCCGCACAACGACGACTATTCAAGCCGCGCCGGGGCCGCCGCCTACTGCGTGGCCGATGAAAACCTCGACGCGTTCCGCCGGTTCCACACCGCGTTGTTCACCAAGAACCTGCAGCCCTCCGAAACCGGTTCGAAGTTTCCCGACAACGCCGAGCTGATCGAACGCGCCCGCGAGGCCGGCGTCGTGGGCAAGGTTCCCGACTGCGTCAACAGCGGCAAGTACATTCCGCTTGTCGACGGCATGGCGGCGGCCAACAATATTCACGCCACCCCGACGATCCGCATCAACGGCCAGGACTACGACCCGTCGACCCCCGATGCGCTGGTGGCCAAGATCAAAGAAATCGTCGGGAACGTGCCGGGCCTCGACACGGCGGCGACGCCGGCGTCGTGA
- a CDS encoding alpha/beta hydrolase yields the protein MTKSLPGVPGLTSRLQNTAANVGIKAIPFIPTGAKRLLSGGRSVTIDGNTLDPTLQLMLSGLRVMGIDGLVTDDDPAASRTQMRELTAAFPGPQIHVAVSDLSIPGPAGDIGARHYRPASTEPAPLLVFYHGGGWCIGDLDTHDQLCRLVCRDADIHVLSIDYRLAPEHRAPAAVDDAYAAFRWAHEHAGDLGAIPGRVAVGGDSAGGNLAAVVAQLARNDGGPAPVLQWLIYPRTDFTAQTRSLSLFASGFLLTKHDIDWFEANYLGGSGVDAADPRVSPLLAETLSGLPPALITVAGFDPLRDEGERYATALRAAGNAVDVRCMGSLTHGFANLFPLGGGSATATAELVSALRAHLSRV from the coding sequence ATGACGAAAAGTCTGCCAGGCGTGCCCGGACTGACCAGCCGGTTGCAGAACACCGCCGCCAATGTCGGCATCAAGGCCATCCCGTTCATCCCGACCGGCGCCAAGCGCCTGCTCTCCGGCGGTCGCTCGGTCACCATCGACGGCAACACCCTGGACCCCACCCTGCAGCTGATGCTCTCCGGTCTGCGGGTCATGGGCATCGACGGGTTGGTGACCGACGACGACCCGGCCGCGTCGCGCACCCAGATGCGCGAGCTCACCGCTGCGTTTCCCGGGCCGCAGATCCACGTCGCGGTCAGCGACCTGTCCATACCCGGGCCGGCCGGCGACATCGGTGCCCGCCACTACCGCCCGGCTTCCACGGAGCCCGCGCCGCTGCTGGTCTTCTACCACGGCGGCGGATGGTGTATCGGTGACCTGGACACCCACGACCAGCTCTGCCGGCTGGTCTGCCGCGACGCCGACATCCACGTGCTGTCGATCGACTACCGACTGGCCCCCGAACATCGCGCCCCCGCCGCGGTCGACGACGCCTACGCGGCGTTCCGGTGGGCGCACGAGCACGCAGGCGACCTGGGCGCGATCCCCGGCCGCGTGGCGGTGGGCGGCGACAGCGCCGGCGGGAACCTGGCGGCCGTCGTGGCGCAGCTGGCCCGCAACGACGGCGGACCCGCGCCGGTGCTGCAGTGGCTGATTTATCCGCGAACGGACTTCACCGCGCAGACCCGGTCGCTGTCGCTGTTTGCAAGTGGGTTCCTGCTCACCAAGCACGACATCGACTGGTTCGAGGCGAACTACTTGGGCGGGTCCGGCGTCGACGCCGCAGATCCGCGGGTGTCGCCGCTGCTGGCCGAAACGCTGTCCGGGCTGCCGCCCGCGCTGATCACGGTCGCGGGTTTCGACCCGCTGCGCGACGAGGGCGAGCGGTACGCCACCGCGCTGCGGGCCGCCGGCAACGCCGTCGACGTGCGCTGCATGGGGTCGTTGACGCATGGGTTCGCCAACCTGTTCCCGCTGGGCGGCGGCAGCGCGACCGCCACTGCCGAGCTGGTCTCGGCGCTGCGCGCCCACCTCAGCCGGGTGTGA
- a CDS encoding aldo/keto reductase gives MAAPLVTLNDGNSIPALGFGVFQIPPADTEQAVGAALQAGYRHIDTAAAYRNERETGRAVASFGVPRDELYLVTKLWNADQGYDSTLTAFDASMDRLGLDYLDLYLIHWPLPQQGKFVDTFKAFAHLRDQGRIRSIGVSNFEPEHLQMLIDATGIVPAVNQIELHPRLPQTALREVHARLGIATEAWGPLGQGSLLDHPTITAIADARGRTPAQVLIRWHIQLGNIVIPKSVDPARIASNFEVFDFELSNDEMASISSLDDGTRLGPDPRTFNFTGR, from the coding sequence ATGGCTGCTCCCCTCGTCACGCTCAACGACGGCAATTCCATCCCCGCTCTGGGATTCGGCGTATTCCAGATTCCACCTGCGGACACCGAGCAGGCGGTCGGGGCCGCGCTGCAAGCCGGTTACCGGCATATCGACACCGCGGCGGCCTACCGTAACGAACGCGAGACCGGGCGTGCGGTAGCCAGTTTCGGCGTGCCCAGAGACGAACTGTACTTGGTGACCAAGCTGTGGAACGCCGACCAGGGCTACGACAGCACGCTGACGGCGTTCGACGCCAGCATGGACAGGCTGGGCCTCGATTACCTCGACCTCTACCTGATCCATTGGCCACTGCCCCAGCAGGGCAAGTTCGTCGACACCTTCAAGGCCTTCGCCCACCTCCGCGACCAGGGCCGCATCCGGTCGATCGGGGTGAGCAATTTCGAGCCCGAGCACTTGCAGATGCTCATCGACGCCACCGGCATAGTGCCCGCGGTCAACCAGATCGAGCTGCACCCGCGGTTGCCGCAGACCGCGTTGCGCGAGGTCCACGCGCGCCTCGGGATCGCCACCGAGGCGTGGGGCCCGCTCGGCCAGGGTTCGCTGCTGGACCATCCGACGATCACCGCAATCGCCGACGCCCGCGGCCGGACACCTGCCCAGGTGTTGATCAGGTGGCATATTCAGCTAGGTAATATCGTGATCCCCAAGTCGGTGGACCCTGCGCGGATTGCGAGCAACTTCGAAGTGTTCGATTTCGAACTGAGCAACGACGAGATGGCATCGATCTCCTCGCTCGACGACGGAACACGACTTGGTCCGGATCCACGAACCTTCAATTTCACAGGCAGGTGA
- a CDS encoding aldo/keto reductase — MMSGATVPAIALNDENTMPVLGLGVAELSDDETERAVSAALEAGCRLIDTAAVYGNEAAVGRAIAASGIPRAELFVTTKLANADQGFTSAQEACKASLERLGLDYVDLYLIHWPAPQLGEYVNSFGGLIQCRAQELTRSIGVANFTEEHLSTVIDLTFVTPAVNQIELHPLLNQAELRSANASHNVVTQSYSPLAVGRLLDNPTVTSVAAEYSRTPAQVLLRWNLQLGNAVVFRSGKPERIAGNFDVFDFELAAEHMEALNGLNDGTRVREDPLTYTGI, encoded by the coding sequence ATGATGTCGGGCGCCACCGTCCCCGCTATTGCGCTCAATGACGAGAACACGATGCCGGTGCTCGGCCTCGGCGTCGCAGAGTTGTCCGACGACGAGACAGAACGCGCGGTATCGGCGGCGCTGGAGGCCGGCTGCCGGCTGATCGACACCGCCGCGGTCTACGGCAACGAAGCCGCCGTCGGCCGCGCGATCGCCGCGTCGGGAATCCCGCGGGCCGAGTTGTTCGTCACCACCAAGCTCGCCAACGCCGACCAGGGGTTCACTTCCGCGCAAGAGGCGTGCAAAGCCAGCTTGGAGCGGCTGGGCCTGGACTATGTCGACCTGTATTTGATTCACTGGCCCGCGCCACAACTGGGCGAGTATGTGAACAGCTTCGGCGGCTTGATCCAGTGCCGCGCACAGGAGTTGACCCGTTCGATCGGCGTGGCCAACTTCACCGAGGAGCACCTGTCGACGGTCATCGACTTGACCTTCGTCACGCCCGCCGTCAACCAGATCGAGCTGCATCCGCTGCTCAACCAGGCCGAACTGCGCAGCGCCAACGCCAGCCACAACGTCGTCACCCAGTCCTACAGCCCGCTGGCCGTCGGCCGGTTGCTGGACAACCCGACGGTGACATCGGTTGCCGCGGAATACAGCCGCACACCCGCGCAGGTGTTGCTGCGCTGGAACCTGCAACTGGGCAACGCGGTGGTGTTCCGGTCGGGTAAGCCCGAGCGCATTGCCGGCAACTTCGACGTCTTCGATTTCGAGTTGGCCGCCGAGCATATGGAGGCGCTCAACGGCCTGAACGACGGCACCCGGGTGCGCGAGGATCCGCTGACGTACACGGGTATCTAA
- a CDS encoding HNH endonuclease family protein, which translates to MSRKTLLWLSAIAVLAVVVAYQVMTASVGDRADEFAARADVPTVAPGVDVLAGIAVVPARIHRYDYRRAAYGDAWTDDNDAPGGHNGCDTRNDILNRDLVDKTYVSIKRCPDAVATGTLHDPYTNATVAFQRGARVGESVQIDHIVPLALAWDMGAYNWPFAERVRFANDPANLLAVAGKANEDKGDSQPALWMPPNTAFWCQYSMQFIAVLRGYALPVDQASADVLRQAAATCPAG; encoded by the coding sequence GTGAGCCGCAAGACATTGCTGTGGTTGTCGGCGATCGCGGTGCTCGCCGTCGTTGTCGCTTATCAGGTGATGACCGCGTCGGTGGGCGACCGCGCCGACGAGTTCGCGGCGCGCGCCGACGTTCCGACCGTTGCACCCGGCGTCGACGTGCTGGCCGGAATTGCGGTGGTGCCGGCCAGGATTCACCGCTACGACTATCGCCGCGCCGCATACGGCGATGCCTGGACCGACGACAACGACGCGCCGGGCGGGCACAACGGATGCGATACCCGAAACGACATCCTCAACCGCGATCTGGTCGACAAGACGTACGTGTCGATCAAACGCTGTCCCGATGCCGTGGCCACCGGCACGCTGCACGACCCCTACACCAATGCGACTGTGGCGTTTCAGCGCGGCGCCCGGGTGGGGGAGTCCGTGCAGATCGATCACATCGTCCCGCTGGCGCTGGCCTGGGATATGGGCGCCTACAACTGGCCGTTTGCCGAGCGGGTGCGCTTCGCCAACGATCCCGCCAACCTGCTGGCGGTTGCCGGAAAAGCCAACGAGGACAAAGGCGATTCGCAACCGGCGCTGTGGATGCCGCCCAACACCGCGTTCTGGTGCCAGTACAGCATGCAGTTCATCGCGGTGCTGCGTGGCTACGCGCTACCCGTCGACCAGGCGTCGGCCGACGTGCTGCGCCAGGCGGCTGCCACGTGCCCGGCCGGGTAG
- the recG gene encoding ATP-dependent DNA helicase RecG, with translation MVGLSDRLDYVVGAKSAKPLDEAFGIRTVDDLLRHYPRSYVEGAAVRGAGDERPPVGEHVTLVDTITGAELKPMKKRPGEKFLVVTIGSGRSKVTATFFHPKKWFERQLSKGSRVMLSGEVGYYKGVMQLTHPDFLILNSPDGKDHGSTSLREIAGASRAVSGEVLQSAFERAFFPIYPASAKVQSWTIYSCVRQVLAVLDPVHDPLPDPVLAEHGLISEDQALRAIHVSEDEAQRRHARERLTFDEAVGLQWALVTRRHSELSQSGPAASPRSDGLKQELLRRLPFELTSGQREVLDVLSAELSASRPMNRLLQGEVGSGKTILAVLAMLQMVDAGYQCALLAPTEVLAAQHVRSIRDVLGSLALGGQLGGADNATRVALLTGSMSGTQKKQVRDEIGSGQAGIVVGTHALLQDAVEFHRLGMVVVDEQHRFGVEQRDQLRAKAPAGVTPHLLVMTATPIPRTVALTVYGDLETSTLRELPRGRQPITTNTIFVKDKPTWLDRAWRRIIEEVSAGRQAYVVAPRIDENDDSAQCEEGGRPSATAVELFARLRRGELAGLRLGLMHGRLAADEKDAVMAAFRAGEIDVLVCTTVIEVGVDVPNATVMLVMDADRFGISQLHQLRGRIGRGAHASLCLLASWVSPNSRSAQRLKAVAETLDGFALADLDLDERREGDVLGRSQSGRPITLKLLSLAEHRQVIESAHDLCEKLYDENPAHPGMALLAAPFTGSDRIEYLDKS, from the coding sequence ATGGTTGGGCTGAGCGACCGGCTGGATTACGTCGTCGGCGCGAAATCCGCGAAACCGCTCGACGAGGCGTTCGGCATCCGCACCGTCGACGACCTGCTGCGCCACTACCCGCGCAGCTACGTCGAGGGCGCGGCGGTGCGCGGGGCCGGCGACGAACGACCGCCGGTCGGCGAGCACGTGACGCTCGTCGACACCATCACCGGGGCGGAGCTGAAGCCGATGAAAAAACGCCCAGGAGAGAAGTTCCTGGTGGTCACCATCGGCTCAGGCCGAAGCAAGGTGACCGCCACGTTCTTTCACCCAAAGAAGTGGTTCGAAAGGCAGCTGTCCAAAGGAAGCCGGGTCATGCTCTCGGGAGAGGTGGGTTACTACAAGGGCGTCATGCAACTGACCCACCCCGATTTCCTGATCCTGAACTCGCCGGACGGCAAGGACCACGGCAGCACGTCGTTGCGCGAGATCGCCGGCGCGTCGCGGGCGGTCAGCGGCGAAGTGTTGCAGTCGGCCTTCGAACGAGCCTTCTTCCCGATCTACCCGGCCAGCGCGAAAGTCCAAAGCTGGACCATCTATTCGTGCGTGCGTCAGGTGCTCGCGGTGCTCGACCCGGTGCACGACCCGCTGCCCGATCCGGTGCTCGCCGAACATGGCCTGATCTCCGAGGACCAAGCGCTGCGCGCTATCCATGTCTCCGAAGACGAAGCCCAGCGGCGACACGCCCGAGAGCGGCTGACTTTCGACGAGGCCGTCGGTTTGCAGTGGGCGCTGGTGACCCGCCGGCACAGCGAGCTGTCGCAATCAGGCCCGGCGGCCTCGCCGCGGTCCGACGGACTGAAGCAAGAACTGTTGCGGCGCTTGCCGTTTGAGCTGACCTCCGGGCAGCGCGAGGTGCTCGACGTGTTGTCCGCCGAACTGAGCGCGAGCCGTCCGATGAACCGGCTGTTGCAGGGTGAGGTCGGGTCGGGCAAGACGATCCTCGCGGTGCTGGCAATGCTGCAAATGGTCGACGCCGGCTACCAGTGCGCGCTCTTGGCGCCGACGGAAGTGCTTGCCGCACAACATGTCCGGTCGATCCGCGACGTGCTGGGGTCGCTGGCGCTGGGCGGTCAGCTCGGCGGCGCCGACAACGCCACCAGGGTGGCGTTGCTCACCGGCTCGATGTCGGGGACGCAGAAGAAGCAGGTCCGCGACGAGATCGGCAGCGGGCAGGCCGGCATCGTCGTCGGAACCCACGCGCTGCTGCAGGACGCCGTCGAGTTTCACCGGCTGGGCATGGTGGTCGTCGACGAGCAGCACAGGTTCGGTGTCGAGCAGCGAGATCAGTTGCGGGCAAAGGCCCCGGCCGGAGTCACGCCGCATCTTCTGGTGATGACGGCGACGCCGATACCGCGGACGGTGGCGCTGACTGTCTACGGCGATCTGGAAACCTCGACGCTGCGCGAGCTTCCCCGCGGCCGCCAGCCGATCACCACCAACACGATCTTCGTCAAGGACAAACCTACGTGGCTGGACCGGGCGTGGCGGCGCATCATCGAGGAGGTCTCCGCGGGCCGTCAGGCCTATGTCGTGGCGCCGCGGATCGACGAGAACGACGACAGCGCGCAGTGCGAGGAGGGCGGAAGACCCTCGGCGACAGCGGTAGAGCTGTTCGCCCGGCTGCGTCGGGGGGAGCTGGCCGGTCTGCGGCTCGGGCTGATGCACGGCCGTCTTGCCGCCGACGAGAAGGACGCCGTGATGGCGGCGTTTCGTGCCGGCGAGATCGACGTGCTGGTGTGCACCACCGTGATCGAGGTCGGCGTCGACGTCCCGAACGCGACTGTGATGCTGGTGATGGACGCCGACCGGTTCGGCATCAGCCAATTGCATCAGCTGCGCGGCCGCATCGGCCGCGGCGCGCACGCAAGCCTGTGTCTGTTGGCGAGCTGGGTGTCGCCGAATTCCCGATCCGCCCAGCGCCTCAAGGCCGTTGCCGAAACCCTCGACGGGTTCGCGCTGGCGGACCTGGACCTCGACGAACGGCGCGAGGGAGATGTGTTGGGCCGCAGTCAAAGTGGCCGCCCGATAACCTTGAAGCTGCTGTCGCTGGCCGAGCACCGGCAGGTCATCGAGTCGGCCCACGACCTGTGTGAGAAGTTGTACGACGAAAACCCGGCACACCCGGGAATGGCACTGCTGGCCGCGCCGTTCACCGGCAGCGATCGCATCGAATACCTGGACAAGTCGTGA